The following proteins come from a genomic window of Streptomyces sp. GS7:
- a CDS encoding HAD family hydrolase, with protein sequence MCSLPTGTEAVVFDCDGLLVDTEARWTIAETAVFAAHGHPFGPAQKALVIGRTVEDAGEAMAQYLGCPGAGPELAAELVERVRKELSRGAAALPGAVELVRACRAAVPIAVASNSPRELLDAALRSAGLADYFTHSFAADEVRIPKPAPELYLTACEALGAAPNRSVAFEDSATGIASARAAGLYVAVVPSLPGVDLDHDWLGASLAEPELHDWARKLGQGTPC encoded by the coding sequence ATGTGCTCGCTCCCCACCGGCACCGAGGCCGTGGTCTTCGACTGCGACGGCCTGCTGGTCGACACTGAAGCCCGCTGGACCATCGCGGAAACCGCCGTCTTCGCGGCGCACGGCCATCCCTTCGGTCCCGCGCAGAAGGCCCTGGTCATCGGACGCACCGTGGAGGACGCCGGCGAGGCCATGGCCCAGTACCTCGGGTGCCCGGGCGCCGGCCCCGAACTCGCCGCCGAACTCGTCGAAAGAGTCCGTAAGGAGCTTTCCCGAGGGGCCGCTGCCCTCCCCGGGGCGGTGGAACTGGTGCGTGCCTGCCGGGCAGCCGTCCCCATCGCCGTGGCCAGCAACAGCCCCCGCGAACTGCTGGACGCGGCACTGCGGTCGGCCGGCCTCGCCGACTACTTCACCCACTCGTTCGCCGCCGACGAGGTACGCATCCCCAAGCCCGCACCAGAGCTCTACCTCACGGCATGCGAGGCACTCGGTGCGGCCCCGAACCGTTCCGTCGCCTTCGAGGATTCGGCCACGGGCATCGCCTCGGCGCGAGCCGCCGGGCTCTACGTCGCGGTCGTACCGTCCCTTCCCGGAGTCGACCTCGACCACGACTGGCTGGGCGCCAGCCTGGCCGAACCCGAACTGCACGACTGGGCCAGGAAATTGGGGCAGGGTACGCCCTGCTGA
- a CDS encoding LysE family translocator, whose amino-acid sequence MITLDAIGTFALIVGLLTLTPGLDTALILRTAALGHRRRAWGVVLGIQCGTLVWGALTALGVTALLTASHLAYEILRWVGAAYLVWMGGRLLWATRRRSSREISRTAAAGGATVARTQAGKGAGDTLLGGWRQGVVTNLLNPKMGAFYVAVLPQFIPAGASSLAAGMLLAGVHILLAVVWACALIAFARLLRDRLQRPSARRCLDRVTGTVIAAFGIRLALGQ is encoded by the coding sequence ATGATCACCCTGGACGCAATAGGGACCTTCGCCCTGATAGTGGGACTCCTCACGCTCACTCCCGGACTGGATACCGCACTCATCCTGCGCACCGCGGCGCTCGGGCACCGCCGTCGCGCCTGGGGCGTGGTCCTCGGCATCCAATGCGGCACGCTGGTCTGGGGCGCGCTCACCGCGCTCGGCGTGACCGCACTGCTGACCGCGTCTCACCTCGCATACGAGATTCTTCGGTGGGTCGGAGCCGCGTACCTGGTGTGGATGGGCGGCAGGCTGCTGTGGGCCACCCGGCGTCGCTCATCGCGCGAGATCTCGCGGACAGCGGCAGCCGGGGGCGCGACCGTGGCCCGGACCCAGGCCGGGAAGGGCGCCGGCGACACCCTGCTCGGCGGCTGGCGGCAGGGGGTCGTCACCAATCTCCTCAACCCGAAGATGGGCGCGTTCTACGTTGCGGTGCTGCCGCAGTTCATCCCCGCCGGCGCCTCGTCCCTCGCTGCAGGCATGCTCCTGGCCGGCGTGCACATCCTCCTGGCCGTCGTCTGGGCCTGTGCGCTGATCGCCTTCGCACGCCTCCTCCGAGACCGCCTGCAACGGCCCTCGGCCCGCCGCTGCCTGGACCGCGTCACCGGCACGGTCATCGCCGCCTTCGGCATCCGGCTCGCACTCGGGCAGTGA
- a CDS encoding DUF488 domain-containing protein — MLLLTFGHGTATAAEMARLLQHAEVRRLVDVRTAPGSRHNPDAGRDTMARWLPQAGITYRWDKRLGGWRTARPDTPDTALRNQAFAGYAAHMRSPEFLAATEELLAEADVERTAVMCAESVWWRCHRRLIADFLVLARRAQVLHLMHDGRLRPHPVSPEARLLPGQQLLVYDAGQEPLPG, encoded by the coding sequence ATGCTCCTGTTGACCTTCGGCCACGGCACCGCCACCGCGGCAGAGATGGCGCGCCTGTTGCAGCACGCCGAGGTGCGCCGCCTGGTCGACGTGCGGACGGCTCCCGGCAGCCGCCACAACCCCGACGCCGGCCGCGACACCATGGCGCGGTGGCTGCCACAGGCAGGTATCACCTACCGCTGGGACAAACGCCTCGGCGGCTGGCGAACAGCACGCCCGGATACGCCCGACACCGCGCTGCGCAACCAGGCGTTCGCGGGGTACGCCGCACACATGCGCTCGCCGGAGTTCCTGGCCGCGACGGAGGAGCTGCTCGCCGAGGCCGACGTGGAACGCACCGCGGTCATGTGCGCCGAGTCCGTGTGGTGGCGCTGCCATCGCAGACTGATCGCCGACTTCCTCGTCCTGGCCCGCCGGGCCCAGGTGCTGCACCTGATGCACGACGGCAGGCTGCGCCCACATCCGGTCAGCCCGGAGGCCCGGCTGCTGCCCGGGCAACAGCTGCTCGTCTACGACGCGGGCCAGGAACCGCTCCCCGGTTGA
- a CDS encoding cupin domain-containing protein has translation MTDSHIDPAGPAGARFPRVLCDTGLLAAAGSAPAGALWRLAEPGRQLDANLVRIPPEGRIDTHTEPDLDVLLLVVAGDGTLGTTQAAQPLAPGSLTWLPHGTARSLTAGKDGMSYLTVHRRRPGMQIRNRPQK, from the coding sequence ATGACTGACTCACACATCGACCCCGCCGGGCCGGCCGGCGCGCGGTTCCCGCGAGTCCTGTGCGATACCGGGCTGCTCGCAGCCGCCGGCTCCGCGCCGGCCGGCGCGCTCTGGCGGCTGGCCGAACCCGGGCGGCAACTCGACGCCAACCTCGTCCGCATCCCGCCCGAGGGACGCATCGACACGCACACCGAGCCCGACCTCGACGTCCTCCTGCTCGTCGTCGCGGGCGACGGCACCCTGGGGACGACACAGGCCGCCCAACCACTCGCCCCAGGCAGCCTCACCTGGCTCCCGCACGGCACCGCCCGTAGCCTCACCGCGGGCAAGGACGGCATGTCCTACCTGACGGTCCACCGCCGCCGCCCCGGCATGCAGATCCGCAACCGGCCCCAGAAGTGA